The following proteins are encoded in a genomic region of Streptomyces lunaelactis:
- a CDS encoding universal stress protein, with product MELPLVVGVDGSEPSLRAVDWAADEAALRGVPLRLVYASLWERYEGPALATGLGRSSEQVLADTIVEAAAKRAHRREVDVKISTEVLPEEPVPALLREGRTASALVLGSRGRGGIAELLLGSVSLAVAARADCPVIVLRGSHDNQANSAMRGPVVLGVGEEPENSAAVRFAFQEAAERRVPLEAVRAWRCPGYETTDHPLMAGEPARLHEERAVQTLDAALREAPEGVELHRRTAEGPARKVLLDASADAGLLVVGARRRHGHFGLQLGRVAHAVLHHSACPVAVVPQRA from the coding sequence ATGGAACTCCCCCTGGTCGTGGGCGTCGACGGTTCCGAGCCGAGTCTGCGCGCCGTGGACTGGGCGGCCGATGAGGCCGCCCTGCGCGGGGTGCCGCTGCGGCTGGTGTACGCCTCGCTGTGGGAGCGCTACGAGGGTCCCGCCCTCGCCACGGGGCTTGGCAGGTCCTCGGAGCAGGTGCTGGCCGACACCATCGTCGAGGCCGCCGCGAAGCGCGCCCACCGCCGCGAGGTGGACGTGAAGATCTCCACCGAGGTACTGCCCGAAGAGCCGGTGCCCGCTCTGCTGCGCGAGGGCCGTACCGCTTCGGCGCTGGTCCTGGGCTCGCGCGGCCGCGGCGGCATCGCCGAGCTGCTGCTCGGCTCGGTCAGCCTCGCGGTCGCCGCCCGCGCCGACTGCCCGGTGATCGTGCTGCGCGGCAGCCACGACAACCAGGCGAACTCCGCGATGCGCGGGCCCGTCGTGTTGGGGGTCGGCGAGGAGCCGGAGAACTCGGCGGCCGTGCGCTTCGCCTTCCAGGAGGCGGCGGAACGCCGAGTGCCCCTGGAGGCCGTACGCGCCTGGCGGTGCCCCGGGTACGAGACCACCGACCACCCTCTGATGGCCGGCGAACCCGCCCGGCTGCACGAGGAGCGGGCCGTTCAGACCCTGGACGCGGCGCTGCGGGAAGCCCCCGAGGGTGTGGAACTGCACCGCCGTACCGCCGAAGGCCCCGCCCGCAAGGTGCTGCTCGACGCCTCGGCCGACGCCGGCCTGCTCGTCGTCGGCGCCCGGCGGCGCCACGGCCACTTCGGGCTCCAGCTCGGCAGGGTCGCCCACGCGGTCCTGCACCACTCCGCCTGCCCGGTGGCCGTCGTACCCCAGCGGGCATGA
- a CDS encoding phosphoketolase family protein, with translation MPKVEHPNSTVLTDEELRTLDAHWRAANYLAVGQIYLMANPLLTEPLTAAHIKPRLLGHWGTSPGLNLVYTHLNRVIKARGLDALCVWGPGHGGPAVLANSWLEGSYSQTYPDVPRDAAGMDRLFRQFSFPGGVPSHVAPETPGSIHEGGELGYSLAHAYGAAFDNPDLLVACVIGDGEAETGPLAASWHSNKFLDPVHDGAVLPILHLNGYKIANPTVLSRLPESELDELLRGYGHEPIHVTSDDPHQVHRAMADAFDQALDRIAVMQRAAREDGRTERVRWPMIVLRTPKGWTGPAEVDGVPVEGTWRAHQVPLSAVRENPEHLRQLETWLRSYRPEELFGADGRPTADVLACVPEGTRRLGATPHANSGLLVRDLPMPSLDRFAVPVDKPGATLHQPTRVLGDLLEQVMRDTSERRDFRLVGPDETASNRLGAVFNASGKAWQAQTLQVDEHLDRHGRVMEILSEHLCQGWLEGYLLTGRHGLFSCYEAFVHIVDSMVNQHIKWLKTSRQLAWRAPIASLNYLLTSHVWRQDHNGFSHQDPGFIDHVLSKSPEVVRVYLPPDANTLLSVADHVLRSRDYVNVIVAGKQPCFDWLSMDEARAHCARGAGIWDWAGSENGGEPVVVLACAGDVPTLEILAASDLLRRHLPELAVRVVNVVDLARLLPSEEHPHGMGDFEYDGLFTTDKPVIFAYHGYPWLIHRLSYRRTGHAQLHVRGYKEMGTTTTPFDMVVRNDMDRYRLVMDVIDRVPGLGVRAAAVRQEMADARTRHHAWIREHGIDLPEVTDWTWTA, from the coding sequence ATGCCCAAGGTCGAACACCCGAACAGCACCGTGCTGACCGACGAGGAACTGCGCACCCTGGACGCCCACTGGCGGGCCGCCAACTACCTTGCCGTCGGCCAGATCTATCTGATGGCCAACCCGCTCCTCACCGAACCCCTCACCGCCGCCCACATCAAGCCGCGGCTGCTCGGCCACTGGGGCACTTCCCCGGGCCTCAACCTCGTGTACACGCACCTCAACCGGGTGATCAAGGCTCGCGGGCTCGACGCGCTGTGCGTATGGGGTCCCGGCCACGGCGGGCCGGCGGTGCTCGCGAACTCCTGGCTGGAAGGCAGCTACAGTCAGACCTACCCGGACGTCCCGCGGGACGCGGCGGGCATGGACCGGCTCTTCCGGCAGTTCTCCTTCCCCGGCGGCGTGCCCAGCCATGTCGCGCCGGAGACACCCGGCTCGATCCACGAGGGCGGCGAGCTGGGCTACTCGCTCGCGCACGCGTACGGCGCCGCCTTCGACAACCCGGACCTGCTGGTCGCCTGCGTGATCGGCGACGGCGAGGCGGAGACCGGGCCACTGGCCGCGTCCTGGCACTCCAACAAGTTCCTCGACCCGGTGCACGACGGCGCGGTCCTGCCGATCCTGCACCTCAACGGCTACAAGATCGCCAACCCGACCGTCCTCTCCCGCCTCCCGGAGTCCGAACTCGACGAGCTGCTGCGCGGCTACGGCCACGAACCGATCCACGTCACCAGCGACGACCCGCACCAGGTCCACCGCGCCATGGCCGACGCCTTCGACCAGGCACTGGACCGCATCGCCGTGATGCAGCGCGCGGCCCGCGAGGACGGCAGGACCGAGCGCGTGCGCTGGCCCATGATCGTGCTGCGTACACCGAAGGGCTGGACGGGCCCCGCCGAGGTCGACGGAGTCCCGGTCGAGGGCACCTGGCGCGCGCACCAGGTCCCGCTGTCCGCCGTACGCGAAAACCCTGAGCACCTGCGGCAGCTGGAGACCTGGCTGCGCTCGTACCGTCCCGAGGAGCTGTTCGGCGCCGACGGGCGGCCCACCGCCGACGTCCTCGCCTGTGTCCCCGAGGGGACCCGCCGGCTGGGCGCCACCCCGCACGCCAACAGCGGCCTGCTCGTACGTGACCTGCCGATGCCCTCCCTCGACCGTTTCGCCGTCCCCGTCGACAAGCCGGGCGCCACCCTGCACCAGCCCACCCGGGTCCTCGGCGACCTCCTCGAACAGGTCATGCGGGACACGTCGGAACGGCGTGACTTCCGTCTGGTGGGCCCGGACGAGACCGCGTCCAACCGGCTCGGCGCCGTCTTCAACGCCAGCGGCAAAGCCTGGCAGGCCCAGACCCTCCAGGTGGACGAGCACTTGGACCGGCACGGCCGGGTCATGGAGATCCTCTCCGAACACCTCTGCCAGGGCTGGCTGGAGGGCTATCTGCTCACCGGCAGGCACGGGCTGTTCTCCTGCTACGAGGCGTTCGTCCACATCGTCGACTCGATGGTCAACCAGCACATCAAGTGGCTGAAGACATCGAGGCAGTTGGCGTGGCGGGCCCCGATCGCCTCCCTCAACTACCTTCTGACGTCGCATGTCTGGCGTCAGGACCACAACGGCTTCTCGCACCAGGACCCCGGGTTCATCGACCACGTCCTCAGCAAGAGCCCCGAGGTCGTACGGGTCTATCTGCCGCCGGACGCCAACACCCTGCTGTCGGTGGCGGATCACGTCCTGCGCAGCCGTGACTACGTCAACGTGATCGTGGCGGGCAAGCAGCCCTGTTTCGACTGGCTGTCCATGGACGAGGCCCGCGCCCACTGCGCCCGCGGTGCCGGGATCTGGGACTGGGCGGGCAGCGAGAACGGAGGCGAGCCCGTCGTGGTGCTGGCCTGCGCGGGAGACGTACCGACCCTGGAGATCCTGGCCGCGTCCGATCTGCTGCGGCGCCATCTGCCGGAACTCGCCGTCCGGGTCGTCAACGTCGTCGACCTGGCCCGGCTGCTGCCGAGCGAGGAACACCCGCACGGAATGGGCGACTTCGAGTACGACGGCCTGTTCACGACGGACAAGCCGGTGATCTTCGCCTACCACGGCTACCCCTGGCTGATCCACCGCCTCTCCTACCGCCGCACGGGCCACGCCCAACTGCACGTCCGCGGCTACAAGGAGATGGGCACCACGACCACCCCGTTCGACATGGTCGTCCGCAACGACATGGACCGCTACCGGCTGGTCATGGACGTCATCGACCGGGTGCCCGGCCTCGGCGTCCGCGCCGCCGCCGTACGCCAGGAGATGGCCGACGCCCGCACCCGCCACCACGCCTGGATCCGCGAGCACGGCATAGACCTGCCCGAGGTCACCGACTGGACCTGGACGGCCTGA
- the gap gene encoding type I glyceraldehyde-3-phosphate dehydrogenase produces the protein MTVRVGINGFGRIGRTYLRAALDRAEAGTQYVEVVAVNDIAPPATLAHLLEYDSTFGRIGREVTHDDSSITVDGHRIAVTAERDPAALQWGDCGAGIVIESTGHFRDRDSAALHLKSGAHTVLLSAPGKNADATIVMGVNDGTYDRHSDRIVSAASCTTNCVAPMVKVLHETFGIDRGMMTTIHGYTNDQSLLDGPHKDLRRARSAALSIIPTSTGAARAVGLVLPELAGALDGIAVRVPVEDGSLTDLAVVLRREATVDEVNTAFAEAAQGPLNGILRVAKAPIVSRDVIGDAASCIFDPALTQANGNLVKVFGWYDNEWGYTNRLLDLTALVADD, from the coding sequence ATGACCGTACGCGTCGGCATCAACGGCTTCGGCCGCATCGGCCGCACCTACCTCCGCGCGGCCCTCGACCGGGCGGAGGCGGGCACCCAGTACGTCGAGGTGGTCGCCGTCAACGACATCGCCCCGCCTGCCACGCTGGCCCATCTGCTGGAATACGACTCGACGTTCGGCCGCATCGGACGCGAGGTCACCCACGACGACAGTTCGATCACCGTCGACGGCCATCGCATCGCCGTCACCGCCGAACGCGACCCGGCAGCCCTCCAGTGGGGCGACTGCGGCGCCGGCATCGTCATCGAGTCCACCGGGCACTTCCGTGATCGCGACTCCGCCGCACTGCACCTGAAGAGCGGCGCCCACACAGTGCTGCTCTCCGCGCCCGGCAAGAACGCGGACGCCACCATCGTCATGGGCGTCAACGACGGCACGTACGACCGCCACAGTGACCGGATCGTGTCGGCGGCCTCCTGCACCACCAACTGCGTCGCTCCGATGGTCAAGGTGCTCCACGAGACCTTCGGCATCGACCGCGGAATGATGACCACCATCCACGGCTACACCAACGACCAGTCCCTGCTGGACGGCCCGCACAAGGACCTGCGCCGGGCCCGCTCCGCGGCGCTCAGCATCATCCCGACCAGCACGGGAGCCGCCCGCGCCGTCGGCCTGGTGCTGCCGGAACTGGCGGGCGCCCTGGACGGCATCGCGGTCCGCGTGCCCGTCGAGGACGGCTCGCTCACGGACCTCGCGGTGGTGCTGCGGCGCGAGGCGACGGTGGACGAAGTCAACACGGCCTTCGCCGAGGCCGCTCAGGGCCCGTTGAACGGCATCCTCCGCGTGGCGAAGGCGCCCATCGTCTCCCGCGACGTCATCGGCGACGCCGCGTCCTGCATCTTCGACCCGGCCCTGACACAGGCGAACGGCAATCTGGTCAAGGTCTTCGGCTGGTACGACAACGAGTGGGGCTACACCAACCGGCTCCTGGACCTCACGGCACTGGTGGCCGACGACTGA
- a CDS encoding bifunctional acetate--CoA ligase family protein/GNAT family N-acetyltransferase, with translation MTYDTLSRPTVHALLSDGTTVCIRPVRPDDHEQLQGLYEEMSAENLRLRFFAASRRSAAMAADRACTPPRPGYRALMAESQGQVIGLAEYEVGDEAATAEISIAVADRLHHRGVGTLLVEHLVSAARADGITTFTADALSENHEVLRLFADLGLRTARRFEGPEVRCAIELNEDEDDGYLSAVEARGRAADVASLEPLLRPNAIAVVGAGRRPGSVGRALLHHLHAGGFTRRLFAVNPRATSILGVPSHPSVSALPKVPDLAVLAVPAAALPATAEECGKAGVRALLVVSAGLDSRQAEALMAACRTYGMRLVGPNCLGITNTDPALSLDATFAADHPRPGTAGVAVQSGGVGIALLDGLSRLGIGVSSFASLGDKYDVSGNDMLQWWESDGRTELALLHLESFGNPRAFSRTARRVTRRMPVLTVDAGRTDAGRRAAASHTAAAATPTMTRQALFTQAGITATRSVGELLETAALLHSQPLPTGSRVAIVTNAGGAGVLAADACAEAGLSLPPLTPSVVESLSAVLPDGSTVGNPVDVTTAVTEEQLGDCVDRIMRHPGIDAVLLALVPTAVAAATGDDLVRALTSGPARHALPVAVVRLEQDLPVRLLPTRDGGAIPSYAEPGSAARALAHASRRAAWLSRPVGTVPELAEVDTARARTVAETYLAAHPDGGWLDPRTCAELLTCYGIPQLPWSWAQTENDAVIAAERLRGPDGRVVIKAHWPGQLHKSEQHAVHLDLEGDAQVRSAYRDFETRFAGLMTGVVVQPLAARGTELFAGVVQDEVFGPLVLFGLGGTATEVLADQAARLAPLTDHDVHDLITAPRCAPLLFGAHGSGPVDLQGLEQLLLRLSRMAVDLPQLAEADFNPVLTTPDAVTVLDARVRLLPRTAQDPYLRQLR, from the coding sequence ATGACGTATGACACGCTCAGCCGACCCACGGTCCATGCCCTGCTCTCGGACGGCACCACCGTGTGCATACGTCCTGTGCGGCCGGACGATCACGAGCAACTGCAGGGGCTCTACGAGGAGATGTCCGCGGAGAATCTGCGGCTGCGGTTCTTCGCGGCGAGCCGGCGTTCCGCAGCGATGGCCGCCGACCGGGCCTGTACGCCACCGCGCCCCGGATACCGGGCACTGATGGCCGAGTCGCAGGGGCAGGTGATCGGCCTGGCCGAGTACGAGGTCGGCGACGAAGCGGCAACGGCCGAGATCTCCATCGCCGTGGCCGACAGGCTGCACCACCGGGGCGTCGGCACGCTCCTCGTCGAGCACCTGGTCTCCGCCGCCCGTGCGGACGGCATCACCACGTTCACGGCGGACGCGCTCTCGGAGAACCACGAAGTGCTTCGGCTCTTCGCCGACCTGGGCCTGCGCACCGCACGCCGTTTCGAGGGTCCGGAGGTGCGCTGCGCCATCGAGCTGAACGAGGACGAGGACGACGGCTATCTCTCCGCCGTCGAGGCCCGCGGCCGGGCCGCCGACGTGGCCAGCCTGGAGCCGCTGCTGCGGCCGAACGCGATCGCCGTGGTGGGCGCCGGGCGCAGGCCCGGATCGGTGGGGCGGGCCCTCCTGCACCATCTGCACGCGGGCGGCTTCACCCGGCGGCTCTTCGCGGTGAACCCCCGTGCCACCTCGATCCTCGGCGTGCCGTCCCACCCCTCGGTCAGCGCGCTGCCCAAGGTCCCGGATCTCGCGGTCCTCGCGGTGCCCGCGGCAGCCCTCCCTGCCACCGCGGAGGAGTGCGGCAAGGCCGGAGTACGGGCACTGCTCGTCGTCTCGGCCGGCCTCGACAGCCGGCAGGCGGAAGCCCTCATGGCCGCCTGCCGCACGTACGGCATGCGGCTCGTCGGACCCAACTGCCTCGGCATCACCAACACCGACCCGGCACTCTCCCTCGACGCCACCTTCGCGGCGGACCATCCGCGCCCCGGCACGGCAGGCGTCGCCGTGCAGTCCGGCGGCGTCGGCATCGCCCTCCTCGACGGGCTGTCCCGGCTCGGCATCGGTGTCTCGTCCTTCGCCTCGCTCGGCGACAAGTACGACGTCAGCGGCAACGACATGCTCCAGTGGTGGGAGAGCGACGGCCGCACCGAACTCGCCCTGCTGCACCTGGAGTCCTTCGGCAACCCGCGGGCGTTCTCCCGTACCGCCCGGCGCGTGACCCGCCGTATGCCCGTGCTGACGGTCGACGCCGGCCGCACCGACGCCGGCCGTCGCGCCGCCGCCTCGCACACCGCGGCCGCCGCGACCCCGACCATGACCCGGCAGGCGCTGTTCACCCAGGCCGGCATCACCGCCACCCGCTCGGTGGGTGAACTCCTCGAAACCGCCGCCCTGCTGCACTCCCAGCCGCTGCCGACGGGCAGCCGCGTGGCCATCGTCACCAACGCGGGCGGCGCGGGTGTCCTGGCCGCGGACGCCTGCGCGGAAGCGGGGCTGTCGCTTCCGCCGCTCACACCCTCGGTGGTCGAAAGCCTGTCTGCCGTACTGCCCGACGGTTCCACCGTCGGCAACCCCGTCGACGTCACCACCGCCGTCACGGAGGAGCAGCTCGGGGACTGCGTGGACCGGATCATGCGGCACCCGGGTATCGACGCCGTCCTGCTGGCCCTCGTCCCCACGGCCGTCGCGGCCGCGACCGGCGACGACCTCGTGCGGGCCCTCACCAGCGGCCCCGCACGCCACGCCCTTCCGGTCGCCGTCGTACGCCTGGAGCAGGACCTGCCGGTCCGGCTCCTGCCGACGCGGGACGGCGGCGCCATCCCGTCGTACGCCGAACCGGGCTCGGCGGCGCGGGCGTTGGCGCACGCCTCCCGCCGTGCTGCCTGGCTGAGCCGACCCGTGGGCACCGTGCCGGAGCTCGCGGAGGTCGACACGGCCCGGGCCCGCACGGTCGCCGAGACCTATCTCGCCGCCCACCCGGACGGCGGCTGGCTCGACCCGCGCACCTGCGCCGAACTCCTCACCTGCTACGGCATTCCCCAGCTCCCGTGGTCCTGGGCGCAGACGGAGAACGACGCCGTCATCGCGGCCGAACGGCTGCGCGGCCCCGACGGGCGGGTGGTCATAAAGGCCCACTGGCCCGGCCAGCTCCACAAGAGCGAACAGCACGCCGTGCACCTCGATCTCGAAGGAGACGCCCAAGTCCGGTCCGCCTACCGGGACTTCGAGACACGTTTCGCCGGCCTGATGACCGGGGTGGTCGTCCAGCCGCTGGCCGCACGCGGCACCGAACTGTTCGCGGGAGTCGTCCAGGACGAGGTCTTCGGCCCGCTCGTGCTGTTCGGACTCGGCGGCACCGCCACCGAGGTCCTGGCCGACCAGGCCGCCCGCCTCGCCCCGCTCACCGACCACGACGTCCACGACCTGATCACCGCGCCGCGCTGCGCACCGCTCCTGTTCGGCGCGCACGGCAGCGGCCCCGTCGACCTCCAGGGTCTGGAACAACTGCTGCTGCGCCTGTCCCGTATGGCGGTCGACCTTCCGCAACTCGCCGAGGCCGACTTCAACCCCGTCCTCACGACGCCTGACGCGGTCACGGTGCTCGACGCACGAGTCCGCCTGCTGCCACGCACGGCTCAGGACCCCTACCTGCGCCAACTGCGCTGA
- a CDS encoding CBS domain-containing protein: MKHNKVGTVMTTEVVRAVFGSPFKEVARLLAEHRISGLPVVDEDEKVIGVISETDLMVRQAETPAPYGPKRRFRLAELTRRARRQAAKAHARTAGELMSVPPVTVYADNTIAEAARAMAQNRVERLPVVDEEDRVVGIVTRRDLLQVFLRPDNEIRREVIDEVLVHSLWLAPSSVEVGVDEGVVTLAGHVERRSEAEIALAMTNRIDGVVAVVDRLTHRLDDSHLQPNEQALHGVADDWLRKL, translated from the coding sequence ATGAAGCACAACAAGGTCGGCACCGTGATGACCACCGAGGTCGTCCGTGCCGTGTTCGGCTCCCCGTTCAAGGAGGTGGCACGACTCCTCGCCGAGCACCGCATCAGCGGACTGCCGGTGGTCGACGAGGACGAGAAGGTCATCGGGGTGATCTCCGAAACCGACCTGATGGTCCGGCAGGCCGAGACGCCCGCCCCCTACGGGCCGAAGCGCCGCTTCCGGCTCGCCGAGCTGACCCGCCGCGCTCGCAGGCAGGCCGCGAAGGCACATGCCCGTACCGCCGGAGAGCTGATGTCCGTGCCGCCGGTCACGGTGTACGCCGACAACACCATTGCCGAGGCCGCCCGGGCCATGGCACAGAACCGTGTGGAGCGGCTGCCGGTGGTGGACGAGGAGGACCGGGTCGTCGGCATCGTCACCCGCCGTGACCTGCTCCAGGTCTTCCTGCGGCCCGACAACGAGATCCGCCGCGAGGTGATCGACGAGGTGCTGGTCCACTCGCTGTGGCTGGCGCCGTCGAGCGTCGAGGTCGGTGTGGACGAAGGAGTCGTGACGCTCGCGGGCCACGTGGAGCGCAGGAGCGAGGCGGAGATCGCCCTCGCCATGACCAACCGCATCGACGGCGTCGTCGCGGTGGTCGACAGGCTCACCCACCGTCTGGACGACTCACACCTCCAGCCGAACGAGCAGGCGCTGCACGGCGTCGCCGACGACTGGCTGCGCAAACTCTGA
- a CDS encoding flavodoxin domain-containing protein: protein MPSSVLVAYGTTNGSTAQIAEAVAKVLRKAGLTVDVLPAQSVASVASYEAVVVGGGVYAGRWQKHARRFVRHHSRALAGHPLWMFSSGPLDPSASERNIPPVPGLKRAMIRLDAREHVTFGGCLEEGAKGFIARKIVSSGKGGDFRDFTAIEAWATRIGSELAGVSQGS, encoded by the coding sequence ATGCCCAGCAGTGTGTTGGTCGCCTACGGAACGACGAACGGATCGACCGCGCAGATCGCCGAGGCCGTGGCCAAGGTCCTGCGCAAGGCCGGGCTGACGGTCGACGTACTGCCCGCCCAGTCCGTGGCGAGCGTGGCATCCTACGAGGCCGTGGTGGTCGGAGGCGGCGTGTACGCCGGGCGCTGGCAGAAGCACGCCCGCCGCTTCGTCCGCCACCACAGCCGCGCACTGGCCGGACACCCACTGTGGATGTTCAGCAGCGGCCCGCTCGACCCCTCGGCCTCGGAGCGGAACATCCCGCCCGTTCCCGGATTGAAGCGGGCCATGATCCGGCTCGACGCCAGGGAACACGTCACCTTCGGCGGCTGCCTCGAAGAGGGAGCGAAGGGATTCATCGCCCGGAAGATCGTCTCCTCCGGCAAGGGCGGAGACTTCCGCGACTTCACGGCGATCGAGGCATGGGCCACTCGGATCGGCAGTGAACTCGCGGGCGTGTCACAAGGGAGCTGA
- a CDS encoding sensor histidine kinase: MSGDGDRRGGFEEHVPKLRLDELLGELQVRIDAVRGTRDRLHSLLEAVLSVGRELDLPQVLRSIVEAAVVLVDAEYGALGVIGGDQKLSEFLTVGIGEEERSEIGALPSGHGLLGELIRHPSPLRLPELSEHSASYGFPAHHPPMHSFLGVPIRVRDEVFGNLYLTEKRSAREFDVEDESVLSTLAVAAGVAIENARLYEETMLRERWQRASGKVTSMLLTGAPSADVLELIVDEARKIVSADMGLIAEHVPGEETLRPALAVGLGREERSGLVLSARDGFVGAALGAAAPVVSADIEHDARTGEDEAQWAGLGPVVAVPLGAGGKTRGVLLLGRVPAGTPFGDVDTGPLLGFADQAALALELAERRRDAEQLTLLQDRDRIARDLHDLAIQRLFAAGMTLQSTQRFMEHPEGMERLTRTVDDLDDTIKIIRSTIFGLRTHSGVGRESEGLRGRVAEAVSASATSLGFPPALRIEGLVETGVPGDIADHAVAVLGEALSNAARHSGAQAVDVRLQCARGELTLTVTDDGCGVPGGVGRSGLKNLEERAVTLGGTLALGERPEGGGTRLVWRVPVSADGAADEG; encoded by the coding sequence ATGAGTGGGGATGGGGATCGACGCGGCGGTTTTGAGGAGCATGTGCCCAAGCTGCGGCTCGATGAGCTGCTGGGCGAGCTGCAGGTGCGCATCGACGCCGTACGGGGCACGCGGGACCGCCTGCACAGCCTGCTGGAGGCCGTCCTCTCCGTCGGACGGGAGCTCGACCTGCCGCAGGTGCTGCGCAGCATCGTCGAGGCCGCGGTGGTGCTGGTGGACGCCGAGTACGGGGCGCTGGGCGTGATCGGCGGTGACCAGAAGCTGTCCGAGTTCCTGACCGTCGGTATCGGCGAAGAGGAGCGGTCGGAGATCGGGGCGCTGCCCAGCGGGCACGGGCTCCTCGGAGAGCTGATCCGGCACCCGTCACCACTGCGGCTGCCGGAGCTGTCGGAGCATTCGGCGTCGTACGGCTTCCCGGCGCACCACCCGCCGATGCACTCCTTCCTCGGCGTACCGATCCGGGTGCGCGACGAGGTCTTCGGGAACCTCTACCTCACCGAGAAACGCAGCGCCAGGGAATTCGACGTGGAGGACGAGTCCGTCCTGTCGACGCTGGCGGTGGCCGCCGGAGTGGCCATCGAGAACGCACGGCTGTACGAGGAGACCATGCTGCGCGAACGCTGGCAGCGGGCCAGCGGCAAGGTCACCAGCATGCTCCTGACCGGTGCGCCGAGCGCGGACGTTCTGGAACTGATCGTCGACGAGGCCCGGAAGATCGTCTCCGCCGACATGGGGCTGATCGCGGAGCACGTACCGGGCGAGGAGACACTGCGGCCGGCCCTGGCGGTCGGCCTGGGCCGAGAGGAGCGCAGCGGTCTGGTGTTGTCCGCGCGCGACGGTTTCGTCGGAGCGGCACTCGGCGCGGCGGCGCCGGTGGTCAGCGCCGACATCGAGCACGACGCACGCACGGGCGAGGACGAGGCCCAGTGGGCCGGGCTCGGACCCGTGGTCGCAGTGCCGCTCGGCGCCGGCGGCAAGACGCGGGGCGTGCTGTTGCTGGGACGCGTGCCGGCCGGTACGCCGTTCGGCGACGTGGACACCGGGCCGCTGCTCGGGTTCGCCGACCAGGCGGCACTGGCCCTGGAGCTGGCCGAACGGCGGCGGGACGCGGAACAGCTCACGCTGCTCCAGGACCGTGACCGCATCGCCCGCGACCTCCATGACCTCGCCATCCAGCGGCTCTTCGCGGCCGGCATGACCCTGCAGAGCACACAGCGCTTCATGGAGCACCCCGAGGGTATGGAGCGCCTGACCCGGACCGTCGACGACCTCGACGACACCATCAAGATCATTCGGTCCACGATCTTCGGACTGCGCACCCACAGCGGGGTCGGGCGGGAGAGCGAGGGCTTGCGCGGCCGGGTGGCCGAGGCGGTGAGTGCCTCGGCCACGTCACTCGGATTCCCGCCCGCGCTGCGCATCGAGGGGCTCGTCGAGACGGGTGTCCCCGGCGACATCGCCGACCATGCGGTCGCGGTGCTCGGCGAGGCGCTCAGCAACGCGGCCCGGCACTCCGGAGCACAGGCGGTGGACGTCCGGCTTCAGTGCGCCAGGGGCGAGTTGACGCTCACGGTGACGGACGACGGCTGCGGGGTGCCAGGTGGCGTCGGACGCAGCGGGCTGAAGAACCTTGAGGAGCGGGCCGTCACCCTCGGCGGAACTCTTGCACTCGGCGAACGGCCGGAGGGCGGCGGAACGCGGCTGGTGTGGCGGGTTCCGGTGAGTGCGGACGGTGCCGCGGACGAAGGCTGA
- a CDS encoding response regulator, producing the protein MAEARTFTEQNPIRVFLLDDHEVVRRGLTDLLDSEPDISVVGDADSVEHALVRGPALRPDVAVLDVRLPDGDGISVCRELRSRMPELACLMLTSFDEEEALLDAIMAGAAGYVLKQIRGSDLVAAVRTVASGQSMLDPTTTARLMRSLRADPTEGPAPAPELAGLSPRERDILALIGDGLTNREIGKKLYLSEKTVKNHISRLLAKLGVQRRVQAAVLASHLEQPASPDRSTR; encoded by the coding sequence ATGGCCGAGGCACGTACCTTCACGGAACAGAACCCGATCCGGGTCTTCCTGCTGGACGACCACGAGGTCGTACGACGCGGTCTCACCGACCTGCTGGACTCCGAGCCGGACATCTCGGTGGTCGGCGACGCGGACAGCGTCGAGCACGCGCTGGTGCGCGGGCCGGCGCTGCGCCCGGACGTGGCCGTCCTCGACGTACGCCTGCCGGACGGTGACGGGATCAGTGTCTGCCGTGAGCTGCGCAGCCGGATGCCGGAGCTGGCCTGTCTGATGCTGACGTCCTTCGACGAGGAGGAAGCGCTGCTCGACGCGATCATGGCAGGGGCGGCGGGCTATGTGCTCAAACAGATCAGGGGGTCCGACCTGGTCGCGGCGGTCCGCACGGTCGCTTCCGGCCAGTCGATGCTGGATCCGACGACGACCGCCCGCCTGATGCGCTCCCTGCGGGCGGACCCCACCGAGGGACCGGCACCCGCACCCGAACTCGCCGGCCTGTCACCCCGCGAGCGGGACATCCTCGCGCTGATCGGGGACGGGCTCACCAACCGTGAGATCGGCAAGAAGCTCTACCTGTCCGAGAAGACGGTGAAGAACCACATCTCCCGGCTGCTGGCCAAGCTCGGCGTCCAGCGCCGCGTCCAGGCGGCGGTCCTGGCCAGCCATCTCGAACAGCCCGCCTCCCCCGACCGCTCGACGCGATGA